The Cetobacterium somerae ATCC BAA-474 genome contains a region encoding:
- the rsmD gene encoding 16S rRNA (guanine(966)-N(2))-methyltransferase RsmD: protein MRIIAGEAKGKRLECRKGTDTRPTQDSIKESLFSIIAPYITDARFLDLFSGTGNIALEALSRGAKRAVMIEKDQEALKYIIKNINNLGYENKSRAYKNETLRAVEILGRKGEKFDIIFMDPPYKDEVCERVMRAISKAGLLAENGLIICEHHMYEDMSEEVGEFKKTDERKYGKKVVTFYTR from the coding sequence ATGAGAATAATAGCAGGAGAAGCAAAAGGGAAGAGATTAGAGTGTAGAAAAGGTACAGATACAAGACCTACTCAAGATAGTATAAAGGAATCTCTATTTTCAATAATTGCTCCATATATAACTGATGCTAGATTCTTAGATCTTTTTAGTGGTACAGGAAATATAGCTTTAGAAGCTTTAAGTAGAGGAGCTAAAAGAGCTGTAATGATAGAAAAAGATCAAGAAGCATTAAAATATATAATAAAAAATATCAATAATTTAGGATATGAGAATAAATCAAGAGCTTACAAAAATGAAACTTTAAGAGCTGTTGAGATTTTAGGAAGAAAAGGTGAAAAATTTGATATAATTTTTATGGACCCTCCTTATAAAGATGAGGTTTGTGAGAGAGTTATGAGAGCTATATCAAAAGCTGGATTATTAGCAGAAAATGGATTAATAATTTGTGAACATCATATGTATGAAGATATGTCTGAAGAAGTTGGAGAATTTAAAAAGACAGACGAAAGAAAATATGGAAAAAAAGTTGTGACATTCTATACAAGATAA
- the xseB gene encoding exodeoxyribonuclease VII small subunit, which produces MKKDSFEYNINEIDMIIEKLDKGELSLDESIKEYEKAMKLLKKSSDILNKAEGKIIKVTSENDNIQLEVDENA; this is translated from the coding sequence ATGAAAAAAGATAGTTTTGAGTATAATATTAATGAAATTGATATGATAATTGAAAAATTAGATAAAGGTGAGTTATCTTTAGATGAATCAATTAAAGAGTATGAAAAAGCTATGAAGTTATTAAAAAAATCCTCAGATATTTTGAATAAAGCAGAGGGAAAAATAATCAAAGTAACTTCAGAAAATGATAATATTCAACTAGAGGTTGATGAAAATGCTTAA
- the pstB gene encoding phosphate ABC transporter ATP-binding protein PstB, translating to MKQDVRISVKNFNFYYGDFKALKGINMDIMKNKVTALIGPSGCGKSTFLRSLNRMNDLISSVKYEGEILLDDQNIFDKQFDIVELRKKVGMVFQKPNPFPKSIYENLVYAPKLHGETNKKKLDEIVESSLKAVALWDEVKDKLHQSALGLSGGQQQRLCIARAISINPEILLMDEPTSALDPISTAKIEELIVELAKNYSIVIVTHNMQQASRISDYTGFFYQGVLEEFGETSKIFTTPSVKKTEDYITGKFG from the coding sequence ATGAAACAAGACGTTAGAATATCTGTTAAAAACTTTAATTTTTATTATGGTGATTTTAAAGCTTTAAAGGGTATAAATATGGATATAATGAAGAATAAAGTTACGGCACTTATTGGTCCATCTGGATGTGGTAAATCAACATTTTTAAGATCTTTAAATAGAATGAATGATCTTATATCTAGTGTTAAATATGAGGGTGAAATTTTACTTGATGACCAAAATATCTTTGATAAACAATTTGATATTGTTGAACTTAGAAAAAAAGTGGGAATGGTTTTCCAAAAACCAAATCCATTTCCTAAGTCTATCTATGAAAATTTAGTTTATGCTCCTAAATTACACGGAGAAACTAATAAGAAAAAATTAGATGAAATTGTAGAATCATCTCTTAAAGCAGTTGCTCTTTGGGATGAAGTAAAAGATAAACTTCACCAATCTGCTCTTGGGTTATCAGGAGGACAACAACAAAGACTTTGTATAGCTAGAGCTATCTCTATCAATCCTGAGATACTTCTTATGGATGAACCAACTTCAGCTCTTGATCCAATATCAACTGCTAAAATTGAAGAGTTAATTGTTGAACTTGCAAAAAATTATAGTATAGTTATTGTTACTCACAATATGCAACAAGCATCAAGAATATCTGATTACACTGGATTTTTTTATCAAGGTGTTTTAGAAGAGTTTGGTGAGACTTCTAAGATATTTACTACACCAAGTGTTAAGAAAACCGAAGATTATATAACAGGAAAATTTGGATAA
- a CDS encoding phosphate signaling complex PhoU family protein, producing the protein MRTLNESLKALDEHYLETLKYVGRNFDVNLEMLQNNSFNPTLYGEAKMIEDFINSFEVKLKEDSIITMARFQPAAKNLRKLVMIINSVRVLERMGDLLKANLSLIKDIEKKSPNLAYALSEKVLPIAKKIRGLFQMYVDAFLNEDVRLLYNVLYLDEEIDDLINANTDYFLTKMKETPDNVVGGSELMLLDKKFERLSDHIIHLASDLIYILNGENTRKAELQNKGKGNQ; encoded by the coding sequence ATGAGAACTTTAAACGAATCTTTAAAAGCTTTAGACGAACATTATTTAGAAACATTAAAATATGTTGGTAGAAATTTTGATGTAAATTTAGAGATGCTACAAAACAATAGTTTTAATCCTACACTTTATGGAGAAGCTAAAATGATAGAAGATTTTATTAACTCTTTTGAAGTAAAATTAAAAGAGGATTCTATTATTACAATGGCTAGATTTCAACCAGCAGCTAAAAATCTTAGGAAGTTAGTAATGATTATCAATAGCGTAAGAGTCCTTGAAAGAATGGGGGATCTTTTAAAAGCGAATTTATCTTTAATTAAAGATATTGAAAAAAAATCTCCAAACTTAGCTTATGCTCTAAGTGAGAAAGTTTTACCAATCGCAAAAAAAATCAGAGGTCTTTTTCAAATGTATGTTGATGCTTTTTTAAATGAAGACGTACGTTTACTATATAATGTTCTTTATTTAGATGAAGAGATTGATGACTTAATCAATGCTAACACTGATTATTTTCTTACTAAAATGAAAGAAACTCCAGATAATGTTGTTGGAGGTTCTGAACTTATGCTTTTAGATAAAAAATTTGAAAGATTATCAGATCATATAATACATTTAGCAAGTGATTTAATTTATATTTTAAATGGTGAAAATACTAGAAAAGCTGAATTACAAAATAAAGGAAAAGGGAACCAATAA
- the pstA gene encoding phosphate ABC transporter permease PstA: MKILKGKSGIAIELFIKTIALLAVVPIFLILGYIIYKGVPAISWEFLTEVPKRGMRAGGIFPAIVGTIYLTLGTIAVSVPFGIFTGVYLVEYAKDNVLTRLINLTIINLAGIPSIIYGLFGMALFVIYFKLGVSILSGSLTLGIMCLPVIITATREALLAVPNSLREASLALGATKWETISKVVVPAALPGISTGVILSISRAAGETAPILFTAAAFYLPFLPQSIFDQVMALPYHLYVISTQVPNMPQSNMHGTLFVLVFITVGFNLIGAYIRNKFEK; encoded by the coding sequence ATGAAAATTTTAAAAGGAAAAAGTGGTATCGCTATCGAATTATTTATTAAGACAATTGCTTTATTAGCAGTAGTCCCAATTTTTCTGATATTAGGATACATTATCTATAAAGGTGTTCCTGCAATTTCTTGGGAGTTTTTAACTGAAGTTCCTAAGAGAGGAATGAGAGCAGGAGGAATTTTCCCTGCTATTGTTGGAACTATCTATCTAACTCTTGGAACTATTGCTGTTTCTGTTCCATTTGGAATTTTTACTGGAGTATATCTTGTTGAATATGCAAAAGATAACGTATTAACTAGATTAATCAACTTAACTATTATTAACTTAGCTGGAATACCTAGTATCATATATGGACTTTTCGGAATGGCATTATTCGTTATATACTTTAAGTTAGGTGTTTCAATATTATCAGGATCGTTAACTTTAGGTATTATGTGCTTACCTGTTATTATAACAGCTACAAGAGAAGCTCTTTTAGCTGTTCCAAATAGTCTAAGAGAAGCATCTCTTGCTCTTGGCGCAACAAAATGGGAAACAATTTCTAAAGTTGTTGTTCCCGCTGCATTGCCTGGAATCTCAACTGGAGTCATCTTGAGTATTTCAAGAGCCGCTGGTGAAACTGCACCTATTTTATTTACAGCTGCAGCATTCTATTTGCCATTTTTACCTCAATCAATATTTGATCAGGTTATGGCTTTACCTTATCACCTTTATGTTATATCAACACAGGTACCTAATATGCCACAAAGCAATATGCATGGAACTTTATTTGTTCTGGTATTTATAACTGTAGGATTTAACCTTATTGGTGCATATATTAGAAATAAATTTGAAAAATAA
- the pstC gene encoding phosphate ABC transporter permease subunit PstC translates to MHNIRKVKDSFMNGVHSVVGIFNILIVILIFIFILVNSLSFFKDYPLSKFFFGTEWISLSGKYGLLPLLVGSFWVTLVALCISIPIGIITTIYISEFANKKTKKIIKIIIETMSALPSVVLGYLGLYVLSGFIKDSFNLPSGLNALTGGIMLSFMAIPTIVSLSDDALNALDKSYREASLALGANKLETVFKVLLPAAFPGIFAGIMLGFGRIIGETMAVLMITGNAPIMATSPLSPVRTLTATIAAEMGEVVQGSQHYHALFAIGLVLFAISFLTNSIADKYIRKSRKLMGK, encoded by the coding sequence ATGCATAATATAAGAAAAGTTAAAGATTCTTTTATGAATGGAGTTCATTCTGTTGTTGGAATTTTTAACATTCTAATTGTTATACTTATATTCATTTTTATTTTAGTTAATAGTTTATCTTTCTTTAAAGACTATCCTCTTTCAAAATTTTTCTTTGGAACAGAATGGATATCTCTTTCAGGTAAATACGGACTTTTACCACTTTTAGTTGGATCATTTTGGGTAACGTTAGTTGCACTTTGTATCTCTATTCCTATTGGAATTATAACTACTATATATATATCTGAATTTGCTAATAAAAAAACAAAAAAAATCATTAAAATTATTATCGAAACAATGTCTGCTTTACCCTCAGTTGTTTTAGGATATCTAGGATTATATGTTTTATCTGGATTTATAAAAGATTCATTTAATTTACCAAGTGGACTAAATGCTTTAACTGGAGGAATTATGCTTTCTTTTATGGCTATTCCTACTATAGTAAGTTTATCTGATGATGCATTAAATGCCCTTGATAAATCTTACCGTGAAGCTTCTCTTGCTCTTGGAGCTAATAAATTGGAAACAGTTTTCAAAGTTCTTTTACCTGCTGCATTTCCTGGAATTTTCGCAGGTATTATGTTAGGATTCGGAAGAATTATTGGTGAAACTATGGCTGTACTTATGATAACTGGAAATGCTCCTATAATGGCAACATCTCCATTATCTCCTGTTAGAACTCTGACAGCTACAATCGCTGCTGAAATGGGAGAGGTTGTTCAAGGAAGTCAACATTACCACGCTTTATTCGCTATCGGTTTGGTATTATTTGCAATAAGTTTCTTAACAAATAGTATTGCAGATAAGTATATTAGAAAATCAAGAAAACTGATGGGTAAATAG
- a CDS encoding polyprenyl synthetase family protein, whose protein sequence is MKMLKNYLKTKRELVDSNIEYHLNKLEYPNVIAEGMRYSVLNGGKRLRPILLLMVLELFDKKIDLGLPIAVAIEMIHSYSLVHDDLPALDNDDYRRGKLTTHKKFGEAEAILIGDALLTHSFSVITDETKGVASDKLVKIIGMVSRYAGINGMIGGQTVDIESEKKKVSLETLKYIHENKTGKLIKLPVEIGAIISEATEEEYKALENYADGIGLAFQIKDDILDIEGDFEKIGKPIGSDLELEKTTYPSIFGIEKSKEILKEVISDAKRSLNIFPDEKIKVFLELADYIGIREN, encoded by the coding sequence ATGAAAATGCTTAAAAATTACTTAAAAACTAAAAGAGAACTTGTGGATTCAAATATAGAATATCATTTAAATAAATTAGAATATCCAAATGTAATAGCAGAAGGTATGAGATACTCTGTTTTAAATGGAGGAAAAAGATTAAGACCAATTTTATTATTAATGGTATTAGAACTTTTCGATAAAAAAATAGATTTAGGATTACCAATAGCTGTTGCAATAGAGATGATTCATTCTTATTCTTTGGTTCATGATGACTTACCAGCTCTTGATAATGATGATTATAGAAGAGGAAAATTAACAACTCATAAAAAGTTTGGAGAAGCGGAAGCAATACTAATAGGAGATGCTTTATTAACGCATTCATTTTCAGTTATAACAGATGAAACAAAAGGAGTAGCTTCAGATAAACTTGTAAAAATAATAGGTATGGTATCAAGATATGCTGGAATAAATGGTATGATTGGTGGACAAACAGTAGATATAGAAAGTGAAAAAAAGAAGGTGTCTTTGGAAACTTTAAAATATATCCATGAAAATAAAACTGGGAAATTAATAAAATTACCAGTGGAGATAGGAGCAATAATTTCAGAAGCAACAGAAGAGGAGTATAAAGCTTTAGAAAACTATGCAGATGGAATAGGATTAGCTTTTCAAATTAAAGATGATATATTAGATATAGAAGGTGACTTTGAAAAAATAGGAAAACCTATTGGTAGTGATTTAGAACTGGAAAAGACGACATATCCAAGTATATTTGGAATTGAGAAAAGTAAAGAGATTTTAAAAGAAGTTATCTCAGATGCTAAAAGAAGTTTAAATATTTTTCCAGATGAAAAAATTAAAGTTTTTTTAGAGTTAGCAGATTACATAGGAATTAGAGAGAATTAA